In Naumovozyma dairenensis CBS 421 chromosome 2, complete genome, the following are encoded in one genomic region:
- the NDAI0B01840 gene encoding uncharacterized protein (ancestral locus Anc_8.169): protein MNVQEYIDNQAALEEEARAAMPWEPKKCTYEMGSIRQQIFACRTHENIGICYSCSVMCHTKCDIVELFTKRNFTCDCGTERDKMIKEHNCKCDVRKNVENDIASLSNKYGQNFKGLFCSCSTEYDPDSKAVMLQCVLGIECDEDWYHDSCIMGIDDSKKDAQVRIDDPVSGESTIEGFPHLDSFDAFICWKCISKYDYYFKRILSHHASDKIIQCKLGRDSEIIPDKINENGKRVIEEGQNNGEYSVFLKSDYSKEFKTLKAKLEKDDKLFIFLDKIAPFLIEDDPIYEPAAEPEDDTDIIQLVSKILQNGASVGGVVDTMVTFNSMKTKLNEYLKSFAENNRVVKEEDVKNFFRSVEE, encoded by the coding sequence ATGAATGTCcaagaatatattgataacCAAGCTGCCTTAGAGGAAGAGGCAAGAGCTGCGATGCCATGGGAACCTAAGAAATGTACTTACGAAATGGGTTCCATTAGACAACAGATATTTGCATGTAGAACCCATGAAAACATTGGGATATGCTACTCATGCTCAGTTATGTGCCATACAAAATGTGATATAGTGGAATTATTCACAAAGAGAAACTTCACTTGTGACTGTGGGACAGAAAGAGATAAAATGATAAAGGAGCATAATTGTAAATGTGATGTTCGCaaaaatgttgaaaatgatatcgCTTCTTTGAGTAATAAATATGGGCAGAATTTCAAGGGATTATTCTGTAGTTGCTCAACAGAATATGATCCCGATTCGAAAGCAGTAATGTTGCAATGTGTGCTAGGAATAGAGTGTGACGAAGATTGGTATCATGATTCTTGTATAATGGGGATTGATGACTCCAAGAAAGACGCCCAAGTTAGAATTGATGATCCAGTATCGGGAGAAAGTACAATTGAGGGATTCCCGCATTTGGATTCATTTGATGCTTTCATATGCTGGAAATGCATTTCAAAGTATGACTATtattttaaaagaatattatcGCATCATGCGTCagataaaattattcaatgtAAGCTGGGGCGTGATTCTGAAATCATACCtgataaaataaatgaaaatgggAAAAGGGTTATTGAAGAGGGACAGAATAACGGCGAGTACTCTGTGTTCTTGAAAAGTGATTACTctaaagaatttaaaacattaaaggctaaattggaaaaggacgataaattatttattttcttagATAAAATAGCCCCATTTCTCATTGAAGATGACCCAATTTATGAACCTGCTGCCGAACCAGAGGATGATACggatattattcaattagTGTCGAAAATTTTGCAAAATGGAGCTAGTGTCGGCGGTGTCGTTGATACAATGGTGACattcaattcaatgaaaaCTAAActaaatgaatatttaaagaGTTTTGCTGAGAATAACAGGGTCgttaaagaagaagacgtTAAGAATTTTTTCCGAAGCGTAGAAGAATAA
- the NDAI0B01850 gene encoding uncharacterized protein, translated as MFSVADSYKPQLQNFLATSQNGNKCGECGSLNPAWCSTTYTVFLCTRCAAIHKKLLNHDPYFSIIKSIQLDHWNNDELQRFLSSGGNRHNMEFWNPKNVQIKYYDKDDDLKCEDFIKNKYILKKFKYEQEKEDRRRFTPSSLRMKRGNYIPKLCKNRMARDYELSKYSRELRRLQNMGFRDIDINTEALVLARGDLNGAIDILTQDNGDELEMAPALPSRPVAANVPKPAVFDGTGILQDATVVENSTPRPAIFDGSTELGGQPIQLDQLNQPRPAVFDGFSNSAPTLQTETLPTNALLPEQTMPQYSQAYTNMNQPPQNAYPQYQQLAPLQNQMQQSPSMNTMNTMNTMNTMNNMQIPSGSGYQIPPAQNNMQNLPNGYIPQQQPPQPQQQNFYNYNSNPYM; from the coding sequence ATGTTTTCCGTCGCCGATAGTTACAAGCCCCAACTCCAAAACTTTCTAGCCACATCTCAAAATGGTAACAAGTGTGGTGAATGTGGTTCTTTGAATCCTGCATGGTGTTCGACAACCTACACTGTTTTCTTATGTACGAGATGTGCAGCTATCCATaagaaattgttgaatCATGATCcttatttttcaatcattAAATCCATTCAATTGGATCATTggaataatgatgaattacaaCGATTCCTATCTTCAGGTGGTAATAGACATAATATGGAATTTTGGAACCCTAAAAATGTAcaaatcaaatattatgataaggatgatgatttgaaatgTGAAGATTTCATCaagaataaatatattttgaagaaattcaaatatgaaCAGGAAAAGGAGgatagaagaagatttacACCATCCTCATTAAGGATGAAAAGAGGTAACTATATACCGAAATTATGTAAGAATCGAATGGCAAGAGATTATGAGTTGAGTAAATATTCGAGAGAGTTAAGAAGATTGCAGAATATGGGGTTTCGTGATATCGATATTAACACTGAAGCCTTGGTACTCGCAAGAGGCGATTTAAACGGAGCAATCGATATATTGACACAAGATAACGGAGACGAGTTAGAAATGGCGCCAGCTCTACCGTCTAGACCTGTTGCAGCTAATGTGCCTAAACCAGCTGTCTTTGATGGAACCGGTATCTTACAAGATGCTACTGTTGTAGAAAATAGTACTCCAAGGCCGGCCATCTTTGATGGAAGTACGGAATTGGGAGGACAGCCAATTCAATTAGACCAACTAAACCAACCGAGACCTGCGGTGTTTGATGGATTTTCAAATAGTGCCCCTACTCTTCAAACAGAAACGCTACCTACAAATGCATTACTGCCAGAACAGACAATGCCTCAATATTCCCAAGCGTATACCAACATGAATCAACCTCCTCAAAATGCATATCCACAGTATCAGCAACTTGCACCattacaaaatcaaatgCAACAAAGTCCCTCCATGAATACAATGAATACAATGAATACAATGAATACAATGAATAATATGCAAATACCATCTGGCAGTGGATACCAAATACCACCAGCGCAAAATAATATGCAAAATTTGCCAAATGGTTACATTCCACAGCAGCAACCACCACAACCACAGCAGCAAAACTTCTATAACTATAATTCAAATCCATATATGTAA
- the NDAI0B01860 gene encoding Mg-dependent acid phosphatase (similar to Saccharomyces cerevisiae YER134C; ancestral locus Anc_8.160a) — protein sequence MTKDTETKSYPDVAAFDLDFTVWPCYCDTNLSPPFKEVYNKNKEVHTLVDSCGYKLSFYKDIPKIIIDLKKNGVRIVSASRTWAPEIAKQCLRQFKIEYEGQIIPMIELFDDLQWGERSKIGHLKDALVNIYGHNDLKLLKVCLFDDESRNKDVERYGVKFIYVKDSKHGPSWQLYQNYLDEYDIDLA from the coding sequence ATGACAAAAGATACAGAAACCAAATCATATCCTGACGTCGCCGCTTTCGACTTGGACTTCACAGTTTGGCCATGTTATTGTGATACAAACCTTTCACCACCTTTCAAAGAAGTttataacaaaaataaagaagttCATACATTAGTGGATAGCTGTGGGTACAAATTATCTTTCTATAAAGATATTCCTAAGATTATTAtcgatttgaaaaaaaatggtgTTAGGATTGTATCTGCTTCAAGAACATGGGCTCCAGAAATTGCCAAACAGTGTTTAAGAcaatttaaaattgaatatgagGGACAAATTATACCAATGATTGAATTGTTTGATGATTTACAATGGGGAGAAAGAAGTAAAATTGGTCATTTAAAAGATGCTTTGGTAAATATTTATGGACATAATGATTTGAAGCTATTGAAAGTTTGTTTATTCGATGATGAAAGTAGAAATAAAGATGTAGAACGTTATGGTGTTAAATTCATATATGTTAAAGACTCTAAACATGGACCAAGTTGGCAATTGTACCAAAATTATTTGGATGAATATGACATTGATCTAGCTTAA